Proteins encoded by one window of Manihot esculenta cultivar AM560-2 chromosome 10, M.esculenta_v8, whole genome shotgun sequence:
- the LOC110624933 gene encoding protein DEFECTIVE IN MERISTEM SILENCING 3, translating into MQVDQKETSIVSRDDVQNGEFLQSQSIIYCSKKLQDDLHLLGLKIKQHENNVKFLKNEKNKLEDSILDLQVVLGKYHSATQPNIENDHHPSNQSEEKTVEQILRHEKSAAGIICQLRLRHGTHASHLSLTKDVLGIVATLGRVDDVNLSRILSEYLGVETMLAIVCKTYEGVRALETYEEEGHINNGSGLHGLGASIGRALGGRYLVICLENLRPFSGEFVADDPQRRLDLLKPKLPNGECPPGFVGFAVNMINVDCTNLFYVTSSGHGLRETLFYKLFSRLQVYKSREDMFHALPCISDGAISLDGGMIKATGLFSLGNWNDVDVRFPKPSVASNIPDNYSETEKQLTEMKWKKDKMLDDIKREQALLNAAKYNFERKKEEFVKFLAESSAYATQHQMQA; encoded by the exons ATGCAAGTGGATCAGAAAGAAACTAGTATTGTTTCAAGGGATGATGTCCAAAATGGCGAATTTTTACAGTCACAATCCATAATCTACTGCTCTAAG AAGCTTCAAGATGATCTACACTTGTTGGGACTCAAAATCAAGCAGCATGAGAATAATGTAAAATTtctgaaaaatgagaaaaataaattagaagaCTCCATTCTTGACTTGCAAG TTGTTCTTGGTAAGTATCATTCTGCGACCCAGCCTAACATTGAAAATGATCACCACCCCTCCAATCAGAGTGAGGAGAAAACCGTAGAACAGATTCTACGGCATGAAAAATCTGCTGCAGGCATCATTTGCCAGCTGAGATTGCGCCATGGCACTCATGCTTCTCATCTTTCATTGACCAAGGACGTCCTTGGCATAGTTGCTACACTTGGCAGGGTAGATGATGTTAACCTTAGCAG GATTCTTTCAGAGTACTTGGGAGTAGAGACTATGCTGGCAATTGTCTGTAAGACTTATGAAGGTGTTAGAGCTCTTGAAACATATGAAGAAGAGGGCCACATAAATAATGGCTCTGGTCTTCATGGCCTTGGTGCTTCTATTGGGAGGGCTTTGGGTGGTCGATATCTTGTCATTTGTCTTGAAAATTTAAG ACCTTTTTCCGGTGAATTTGTGGCCGATGATCCACAAAGGAGGCTTGATCTTCTAAAGCCAAAATTGCCCAATGGGGAGTGTCCACCCGGATTTGTTGGTTTTGCTGTAAATATGATCAATGTGGATTGTACAAACTTGTTTTATGTCACATCTAGTGGACATGGCCTCCGTGAGACTTTATTTTATAAGCTGTTCTCTCGTCTGCAAGTTTACAAAAGTAGGGAAGACATGTTCCATGCCCTTCCTTGTATAAGTGATGGAGCCATTTCATTGGATGGAGGGATGATTAAGGCTACTGGTCTTTTTTCCCTGGGCAATTG GAATGATGTGGATGTAAGATTCCCCAAACCTTCTGTGGCTTCAAACATACCTGACAACTACAGTGAAACTGAGAAGCAGCTCACTGAGATGAAATGGAAAAAGGACAAAATGCTGGACGATATTAAGCGAGAACAAGCACTTCTGAATGCTGCAAAGTACAATTTTGAGAGGAAGAAGGAAGAGTTTGTTAAGTTTCTAGCTGAAAGCTCAGCATATGCAACACAG CATCAGATGCAAGCTTGA